The Pseudomonas iranensis genome includes a window with the following:
- a CDS encoding AAA family ATPase has product MLNTLAVANYRSINKLVIPLGRLNLITGPNGSGKSNLYRALRLLAETAQGGVVNALAREGGLDSTFWAGPETISRRMRNGEVAIEPTVRHGAKRLRLGFAGEDFSYAIGLGLPEPSTSCFALDPEIKRECIWAGPVFRPASLLVDRNGPMIRAREGRAWDVLAQHTPNFDSLFDQVGNLRSSPEVFQMREFIRRWRFYDHFRSDADAPVRQPQLGTRTPVLHHDGRDLAAALQTIIEIGDPQALTAAISDAFPGARLNIAPLAGGRFAIEFYQEGLLRPLSAAELSDGTLRYLLLIAALLTPRPPTLMVLNEPETSLHPDLLPALARLIIRASEQCQVWVVSHARRLISALQEDPECNCIVLEKTLGQTGIVGQRVLDEPAWHWPD; this is encoded by the coding sequence ATGCTCAACACCCTGGCGGTGGCCAATTACCGCTCGATCAACAAACTGGTGATTCCGCTCGGGCGCCTGAACCTGATTACCGGGCCCAACGGCAGCGGCAAGTCGAACCTCTATCGCGCCTTGCGCCTGCTGGCGGAAACCGCCCAGGGCGGCGTGGTCAATGCGCTGGCGCGCGAAGGCGGGCTGGATTCGACGTTCTGGGCCGGGCCGGAAACCATCAGCCGACGCATGCGCAACGGTGAAGTGGCCATCGAGCCGACGGTGCGCCACGGCGCCAAGCGCTTGCGACTGGGATTCGCCGGCGAGGATTTCAGCTACGCCATCGGCCTGGGCCTGCCGGAGCCAAGCACTTCATGCTTTGCCCTCGACCCGGAGATCAAGCGTGAGTGCATCTGGGCCGGCCCGGTGTTTCGCCCGGCGAGCCTGCTGGTCGATCGCAACGGTCCGATGATCCGCGCCCGCGAAGGTCGCGCCTGGGATGTGCTGGCGCAACACACGCCGAACTTCGACAGCCTGTTCGATCAGGTCGGCAATCTGCGCAGCTCGCCGGAAGTGTTCCAGATGCGCGAATTCATCCGGCGCTGGCGCTTTTATGATCACTTTCGCAGCGATGCCGACGCGCCGGTGCGGCAGCCGCAACTGGGCACTCGCACGCCCGTGCTGCATCACGATGGCCGCGATCTGGCGGCAGCCTTGCAGACGATCATCGAGATCGGCGATCCGCAGGCGTTAACAGCGGCGATCAGCGATGCGTTTCCCGGCGCGCGCCTGAACATTGCGCCGTTGGCCGGTGGACGCTTTGCCATCGAGTTTTATCAGGAAGGCTTGTTGCGGCCGTTGTCGGCGGCAGAACTCTCCGACGGCACCTTGCGCTATCTGCTGCTGATCGCCGCCCTGCTGACCCCGCGCCCGCCAACGCTGATGGTGCTCAACGAACCGGAAACCAGCCTGCACCCGGACCTGCTGCCGGCGCTGGCGCGGCTGATCATTCGAGCTTCGGAGCAATGTCAGGTGTGGGTCGTGTCCCACGCGCGGCGACTGATCTCGGCGTTGCAGGAAGACCCGGAGTGCAATTGCATCGTGCTGGAGAAGACGCTGGGGCAGACCGGGATTGTCGGGCAGCGGGTGCTGGATGAGCCGGCGTGGCATTGGCCGGATTGA